From the Erythrolamprus reginae isolate rEryReg1 chromosome Z, rEryReg1.hap1, whole genome shotgun sequence genome, one window contains:
- the RNF113A gene encoding E3 ubiquitin-protein ligase RNF113A isoform X1 → MAEPQPVCSFLFKKRRSAPGRSQRKRPNSDQDPGSSSDEGSTVVRKERRKEVSNPMIQKTKKSMKTKTSYESSSSGDDNKPEGIGIAYKSTRSAKPVGPEDMGATAIYELDTEKDKDAQAIFERSQQIQKELQGKEDDKIYRGINNYQKYVKPKDTSMGNASSGIVRKGPIRAPEHLRATVRWDYQPDICKDYKETGFCGFGDSCKFLHDRSDYKHGWQIERELDEGRYGLNDDENYEVSSDEDELPFKCFICRSSFKNPVVTKCKHYFCENCALQHYRKSQRCYVCDKQTNGVFNPAKELLTKLEKHKTEESQFEDAGEQD, encoded by the exons ATGGCGGAGCCTCAACCTGTTTGCAGCTTCCTCTTCAAAAAACGTCGCTCCGCGCCCGGGAGGTCCCAACGTAAGAGGCCGAACAGCGACCAGGACCCCG GTAGCAGCAGTGATGAAGGCAGTACTGTAGTCAGGAAGGAGAGACGAAAGGAAGTTTCCAACCCCATGATTCAGAAG ACAAAGAAAAGTATGAAAACAAAGACCTCCTATGAGTCAAGCAGTAGTGGTGATGATAACAAACCTGAAGGAATTGGAATTGCATATAAATCAACACGATCTGCG AAACCTGTGGGTCCAGAGGACATGGGTGCAACAGCTATATATGAACTGGACACAGAGAAGGATAAAGATGCCCAAGCCATTTTTGAACGCAGCCAGCAAATCCAGAAA GAACTTCAAGGAAAGGAAGACGATAAGATTTATCGAGGAATTAATAATTATCAAAAGTATGTAAAACCAAAAGATACATCCATGGGAAATGCTTCATCAGGCATAGTAAG GAAGGGACCAATCCGAGCCCCAGAACATCTCAGGGCCACTGTGAGGTGGGATTACCAGCCTGATATATGTAAAGACTATAAGGAAACTGGGTTTTGTGGCTTTGGAG ATAGCTGCAAATTTCTGCATGACCGATCAGATTATAAGCATGGGTGGCAAATTGAGCGGGAACTGGATGAAGGACGCTATGGACTTAATG ATGATGAAAATTATGAAGTAAGTAGTGATGAAGATGAACTACCCTTCAAGTGTTTTATTTGCAGAAGCTCCTTCAAGAATCCTGTAGTAACCAA GTGTAAACATTACTTTTGTGAAAACTGTGCTCTACAACATTATCGCAAGTCTCAGCGATGTTATGTATGTGACAAACAGACTAATGGTGTCTTCAATCCAGCCAAAG AATTGTTAACAAAACTGGAAAAGCATAAGACTGAAGAAAGTCAGTTTGAAGATGCCGGAGAGCAagattag
- the RNF113A gene encoding E3 ubiquitin-protein ligase RNF113A isoform X2 — MPKPRILNKWSKRLCRFGDKSGGSSSDEGSTVVRKERRKEVSNPMIQKTKKSMKTKTSYESSSSGDDNKPEGIGIAYKSTRSAKPVGPEDMGATAIYELDTEKDKDAQAIFERSQQIQKELQGKEDDKIYRGINNYQKYVKPKDTSMGNASSGIVRKGPIRAPEHLRATVRWDYQPDICKDYKETGFCGFGDSCKFLHDRSDYKHGWQIERELDEGRYGLNDDENYEVSSDEDELPFKCFICRSSFKNPVVTKCKHYFCENCALQHYRKSQRCYVCDKQTNGVFNPAKELLTKLEKHKTEESQFEDAGEQD, encoded by the exons ATGCCAAAACCACGGATCCTGAACAAATGGAGTAAGAGGTTATGTCGCTTTGGGGATAAGAGTGGCG GTAGCAGCAGTGATGAAGGCAGTACTGTAGTCAGGAAGGAGAGACGAAAGGAAGTTTCCAACCCCATGATTCAGAAG ACAAAGAAAAGTATGAAAACAAAGACCTCCTATGAGTCAAGCAGTAGTGGTGATGATAACAAACCTGAAGGAATTGGAATTGCATATAAATCAACACGATCTGCG AAACCTGTGGGTCCAGAGGACATGGGTGCAACAGCTATATATGAACTGGACACAGAGAAGGATAAAGATGCCCAAGCCATTTTTGAACGCAGCCAGCAAATCCAGAAA GAACTTCAAGGAAAGGAAGACGATAAGATTTATCGAGGAATTAATAATTATCAAAAGTATGTAAAACCAAAAGATACATCCATGGGAAATGCTTCATCAGGCATAGTAAG GAAGGGACCAATCCGAGCCCCAGAACATCTCAGGGCCACTGTGAGGTGGGATTACCAGCCTGATATATGTAAAGACTATAAGGAAACTGGGTTTTGTGGCTTTGGAG ATAGCTGCAAATTTCTGCATGACCGATCAGATTATAAGCATGGGTGGCAAATTGAGCGGGAACTGGATGAAGGACGCTATGGACTTAATG ATGATGAAAATTATGAAGTAAGTAGTGATGAAGATGAACTACCCTTCAAGTGTTTTATTTGCAGAAGCTCCTTCAAGAATCCTGTAGTAACCAA GTGTAAACATTACTTTTGTGAAAACTGTGCTCTACAACATTATCGCAAGTCTCAGCGATGTTATGTATGTGACAAACAGACTAATGGTGTCTTCAATCCAGCCAAAG AATTGTTAACAAAACTGGAAAAGCATAAGACTGAAGAAAGTCAGTTTGAAGATGCCGGAGAGCAagattag
- the RNF113A gene encoding E3 ubiquitin-protein ligase RNF113A isoform X4, giving the protein MIQKTKKSMKTKTSYESSSSGDDNKPEGIGIAYKSTRSAKPVGPEDMGATAIYELDTEKDKDAQAIFERSQQIQKELQGKEDDKIYRGINNYQKYVKPKDTSMGNASSGIVRKGPIRAPEHLRATVRWDYQPDICKDYKETGFCGFGDSCKFLHDRSDYKHGWQIERELDEGRYGLNDDENYEVSSDEDELPFKCFICRSSFKNPVVTKCKHYFCENCALQHYRKSQRCYVCDKQTNGVFNPAKELLTKLEKHKTEESQFEDAGEQD; this is encoded by the exons ATGATTCAGAAG ACAAAGAAAAGTATGAAAACAAAGACCTCCTATGAGTCAAGCAGTAGTGGTGATGATAACAAACCTGAAGGAATTGGAATTGCATATAAATCAACACGATCTGCG AAACCTGTGGGTCCAGAGGACATGGGTGCAACAGCTATATATGAACTGGACACAGAGAAGGATAAAGATGCCCAAGCCATTTTTGAACGCAGCCAGCAAATCCAGAAA GAACTTCAAGGAAAGGAAGACGATAAGATTTATCGAGGAATTAATAATTATCAAAAGTATGTAAAACCAAAAGATACATCCATGGGAAATGCTTCATCAGGCATAGTAAG GAAGGGACCAATCCGAGCCCCAGAACATCTCAGGGCCACTGTGAGGTGGGATTACCAGCCTGATATATGTAAAGACTATAAGGAAACTGGGTTTTGTGGCTTTGGAG ATAGCTGCAAATTTCTGCATGACCGATCAGATTATAAGCATGGGTGGCAAATTGAGCGGGAACTGGATGAAGGACGCTATGGACTTAATG ATGATGAAAATTATGAAGTAAGTAGTGATGAAGATGAACTACCCTTCAAGTGTTTTATTTGCAGAAGCTCCTTCAAGAATCCTGTAGTAACCAA GTGTAAACATTACTTTTGTGAAAACTGTGCTCTACAACATTATCGCAAGTCTCAGCGATGTTATGTATGTGACAAACAGACTAATGGTGTCTTCAATCCAGCCAAAG AATTGTTAACAAAACTGGAAAAGCATAAGACTGAAGAAAGTCAGTTTGAAGATGCCGGAGAGCAagattag
- the RNF113A gene encoding E3 ubiquitin-protein ligase RNF113A isoform X3 — MPKPRILNKWSSSSDEGSTVVRKERRKEVSNPMIQKTKKSMKTKTSYESSSSGDDNKPEGIGIAYKSTRSAKPVGPEDMGATAIYELDTEKDKDAQAIFERSQQIQKELQGKEDDKIYRGINNYQKYVKPKDTSMGNASSGIVRKGPIRAPEHLRATVRWDYQPDICKDYKETGFCGFGDSCKFLHDRSDYKHGWQIERELDEGRYGLNDDENYEVSSDEDELPFKCFICRSSFKNPVVTKCKHYFCENCALQHYRKSQRCYVCDKQTNGVFNPAKELLTKLEKHKTEESQFEDAGEQD, encoded by the exons ATGCCAAAACCACGGATCCTGAACAAATGGA GTAGCAGCAGTGATGAAGGCAGTACTGTAGTCAGGAAGGAGAGACGAAAGGAAGTTTCCAACCCCATGATTCAGAAG ACAAAGAAAAGTATGAAAACAAAGACCTCCTATGAGTCAAGCAGTAGTGGTGATGATAACAAACCTGAAGGAATTGGAATTGCATATAAATCAACACGATCTGCG AAACCTGTGGGTCCAGAGGACATGGGTGCAACAGCTATATATGAACTGGACACAGAGAAGGATAAAGATGCCCAAGCCATTTTTGAACGCAGCCAGCAAATCCAGAAA GAACTTCAAGGAAAGGAAGACGATAAGATTTATCGAGGAATTAATAATTATCAAAAGTATGTAAAACCAAAAGATACATCCATGGGAAATGCTTCATCAGGCATAGTAAG GAAGGGACCAATCCGAGCCCCAGAACATCTCAGGGCCACTGTGAGGTGGGATTACCAGCCTGATATATGTAAAGACTATAAGGAAACTGGGTTTTGTGGCTTTGGAG ATAGCTGCAAATTTCTGCATGACCGATCAGATTATAAGCATGGGTGGCAAATTGAGCGGGAACTGGATGAAGGACGCTATGGACTTAATG ATGATGAAAATTATGAAGTAAGTAGTGATGAAGATGAACTACCCTTCAAGTGTTTTATTTGCAGAAGCTCCTTCAAGAATCCTGTAGTAACCAA GTGTAAACATTACTTTTGTGAAAACTGTGCTCTACAACATTATCGCAAGTCTCAGCGATGTTATGTATGTGACAAACAGACTAATGGTGTCTTCAATCCAGCCAAAG AATTGTTAACAAAACTGGAAAAGCATAAGACTGAAGAAAGTCAGTTTGAAGATGCCGGAGAGCAagattag